TGCCATTTATAAGTTTAATGAATTTGATGTTGGATTATTATGAAGCAAGCATATAAGAGTGTTATGACGCCGACTGGCGGGATAATACTGAGTTATGCAAAATGGATAAATAAATGGATCAATCAACTATTCAATCAATTGTCGAGTTTTCAAAAACAATTAATTTGAGTGCATGGATAACTGCGGGTGCCACTTTATTATTAGCTGTGCTCACTTTTGTTTATGTGAGACTTACCGGGAAAATTTTGTCTACTCAATCTGATCCTTGTGTCATTATCTCAGTTATCCATGATGAGGAACGGCCGACAATCCTTCAGTTAGTTGTGCGTAATATAGGTTCTGGCTTAGCACATGACATTAAGTTCGAATTTTCTCGTCCGCTTCCTGTTAGGGAATTTGGGCTAACTAAAGACAGAGCGAAAGAAGTGGTAGTAATGAAGGACGGTCCATTAATTAATGGAATACCGGCTCTCGGTCCTGGCGAGTGTCGAAAAATCGACTGGGGGCAATATGGCAGCCTGTCAGCCGCTCTTGGTGATGAGCCTGTTATCGCCACATGCAGATTTAAAAAGAATGGTAAAGAGATGGAACCAACTCGGTGTCCTCTCGAAGTTAAATCATTTGAAGGTACGGTCGCCGCTGAGAAGCCAGCAACAAAGATGGCTAAAGAACTCGAGAAAATATCTAGAAGTATTCAGCACCTTTCATCTGGATTTCACAAATTGAAAGTAGAAGTAGTTTCATTGCCACCAGAAAAAGATGTTGAAGATGAAGCATAACAATTGGGTGCACTTGACCGCCATTCCGCTGCGGCCTTCGGCCTTGCTCCATGTCGGCAAGTGACCCTGGTCGTTATGTGCTTTATAAAAAGAGTAAATTATCAGTTTGAATAAAAATAATTGAATCTATCTTTTCATGTATGATATGAACAACAAGCTTATTTATTAGTTGTAGGTAGGTAGTTCTATGAAAAAACATTATGTAGATTATACAAAATACTATTATTAGGAGATTTGATATGAAAAGAATTCTATTAAATATTCTTTTGATAACTATTTTATTACAGGGTTGTTCAATGATTAAAATAAAAATAACTGTAAGCGATAAAAGAAATCCAAAACCACAGAGCATTGAGTTGCCTAACGATATTATAATCACCACCTGGGGAACAGTAAAAATTAATAAGAAAGAATGGTTTCCTTCAAGCTTTATGATTGAAGCACAAGGCAAGGTATTCTATATCGACCCTCTTATGATTGGTGAAACAACTCCAGCTGATTATATATTTATAACTCATGCTCATCCTGACCATTTATCCATAAAAGATATTGAAAAAATAGTCAAGGAAGAAACATTAATTATTTGTCCTAAAAATGTTGCTAAAAAGCTTTCCAAATACAAGATTAGAGAAGTAAAACCTGATGATATATTAAATCTGGATAATATAAAATGTGAAGCTGTAGAAGCATATAATTTGAATCGTGTTTTTTTATGGATTAAAGCTCATCCAAAATCAAAACAAAACGTTGGTTATATTTTGACAATAGACGGCACAAAGATTTATCATGCAGGAGACACTGATTTTATACCCGAAATGAAAAATATTAAAGATATCACAGTAGCATTGGTTCCTGTTGGTGGAGATAACTTAACAATGGATATTGAGCAGGCATCGAATATGATTAACACGCTAAAACCAATGTTGGTTATCCCAATGCATTATGATCCAGAAAAAAAAGAAAACCTGATAAATTTTAAAAAACGTGTAGAAAAAAGTATACAGGTAAAATTTATGGAATAGATAAAAACTGAATAAAGGTTGAGTATAAAAATTATATATAAAAAATAGGCTAGAAATAAAGCACTATGCACATAACAAAATCATGCAGTTAACCGCCTCGCTCTGGCGCCTTTATGAAAATATGTCTGTTAACTAACGTTTTGTTCTTTTATGAAGTTATGTGCGAAATATCGGCGGCAACTGATGATTAACGTTATCACTATTACTAATTCAAACAATCCAACTACTCATCCCATCCTACCAAAACTTAAATGACCTCTCCAATAAAATCTCATGCGAATCATCTTCCTTAAAAGGCAGTAAATTATATTTGTAGGAGATCTTGAATTTATAAGGCAGGTCATATCGCAGGGCAAAGTAGTGATAAATTCCCATATCAGAGCCGACTGCCAGGTCTTCCGGTTTCTGGAATTGGGCTTGATAATCGAGGAAAAGGTCGTTGCTGATATATTTTCCCATCCTGATGGTGAGGTTGTTCAGGAACATATAGTAATCTTTATCCACCTGGTCGTATTCACTGCTGTTTTCTTCAATCAAAAGTTCATTGCTGTTCTGGTTGGAATTATATTTATTGAAGAAATTCTGGATTATTTCTGTCTGTATCTGGAAATAATCGAGGTCTAACCATTGACGAATTCTGTTTTCCAAGGGATAGATCAAAGGATTAAAAAGAAAAGTCCCGATCTCCATACCGGCTAACTGGATGATCTCGTCCTGCAGGAGTGAATTTTTCTGCGATTCGGAGATTTCATCCATACTTCTGTTATAACGAAGTTTGGAAATAATATCAAGCATTTCATCCTGCGGATCATCGCTGTTCAAACGGAATTGCAGATCTACGCGGCCATCTTTGGTTTTTTCCGTGAAAACATCGAGAGTGATCAGTGTTCCGTCCGCTGCTTTTTTATAAAATGTTCCCCTGATATTAACTTCATTCCGGAGATCGCTCAACATCACCTGGATATAATCGGCAGCTAATCTCGAACCGACAAAATCGATCTCCCCTTCTTCCGAAATAAAATGTGCTTCTGCTGGGAACATTCTGCCGTTCTCACATTTCAGGTTCAAATAACCATCTTTATTGACCAGCAGATTGGTAGGATAAGTAACATAATTAATATTGTCTCCCACGATCAACATCAAATCCATGGTAAAAGGATAATAATATTCAGTCTTTTTTTCTTCTTTGGATTCGGTGATAATTCCAAAAAGATTGAGCAGATTATCTGTTTTGGGAGGATAGATCAGTTTTCCATTGGAAGCATAAATATCACCGATGATTTGGATATTATCAAATGGACCGGAAACCAGCAGATCATTGCTGTCTCTTCCTTTGATTACAAATTGAGCGACTGAACTTTTGGGAGTATATTCAGGAATATGAACGATCAAACCCTGATCATTTGTATGCAGATAGAATTTTCCAAGATTTATCATTCCCAGGATGAAATCATTGTCGTCGTGATCGATCTTATTCGTTATATAAAGTCTTCCATCGCCTGTACTCAACCGAAAAGATCTGACCTGCATCAGATTTTCATTTATCTCAAATTTGACATCGATCTTATCAACTTTTTCCAACTGGTCTTTTAATTCCAGACTTCCTCTGGTCAAAGCAAAATTTCCTTTACACACCGAAAGTCCTGTTTGACCCATATTAAGTTTTAAATTCAGAGATGTTTTGGAACTTCCTTGTTCAAAATAATCGATCCTGTCAGCGAGCATCTTCAGTAAATCACCTTTATAATCGATCTCCACACAATTTGAATCAGGAAAGGATTCGTTATTCAAAATATTATAACCAATCGCACCTGAACATTGCAGATTTTCATTTTTATCATTCTTTATATATAGTTTGGAAATATTTAAGAGACTGTCTTCCTGGCTTGCAATACACTTGATCGAATCTGCTTTTATCCCATAGATATCGATATTTTGAGCAGAAAGGTCAAAAGCAAAATTATTCTTTTTTTCTGCGAGGATAAATGAAAAATCAGCGTCGATCTGACCGGAAATTTCTGCTTCAGGATAAATGTTCTCGAGCATTAATTGAGAGATCGAAC
This window of the Candidatus Cloacimonadota bacterium genome carries:
- a CDS encoding MBL fold metallo-hydrolase — protein: MKRILLNILLITILLQGCSMIKIKITVSDKRNPKPQSIELPNDIIITTWGTVKINKKEWFPSSFMIEAQGKVFYIDPLMIGETTPADYIFITHAHPDHLSIKDIEKIVKEETLIICPKNVAKKLSKYKIREVKPDDILNLDNIKCEAVEAYNLNRVFLWIKAHPKSKQNVGYILTIDGTKIYHAGDTDFIPEMKNIKDITVALVPVGGDNLTMDIEQASNMINTLKPMLVIPMHYDPEKKENLINFKKRVEKSIQVKFME